The Trichocoleus desertorum ATA4-8-CV12 genome contains the following window.
AAATCACCTGGAAGAGTGCGGGTGATTCCGCAATGGGCGGAAGAGGCCCTAGCCAAGCGCCTACAAGAACCTAATCATGGATTCCAGAGCTACGGAGCGGTGCAGCGGTGGTTGGCTCAGACACTGGGGGTAGAGGCTCAGTATCACGTGGTGTATCAGATGACCCGCTATCGACTCCAAGTATCAAATGTCAATTACGTAGGGCTCTTCCCAGCTTTTGGTGATCGAGGTTCTTGAGGTAGCCTTAAATCTAGAATCCACGTCGCTCAAGTTCGCGATCGCATCCACCTTCACCAAAAGCTCGGAAGAGCCTTACGTAGGCTCTTTTTTGCATAAAATCCCTCCTGAACTTGGCAGTAGATCGAGATGAGAAAGCAGAGCAGATCGTGAGCCGAGAGAAATGACAACTATGTGGAAGACTTAGGAGATTTCTGGAAATGAATTTACCCAGTAGCAGATTGAATGAGGATGTCCCATTTCGGTAATTCTGGATTGCGTTCCAGCCTCTTTTCAACACTGCGCATGTCCGTTTTGGTCAGAGAGATGCCTTTTGAATAAAGCTGTGAGTTTAACTTGACAATGGGATGAATCCCTTTGCAAGTCATGCTTTGTGCCCACTTCAGCATTGTGTCCACATCCTTCAATTGGGTGCCATTCCAGTGTTGTTCTAAGGAGATTTCTAGCAAAGAGTTTACCCAAGCCTCTAAAATATGCTTGGTTCTTTTAGCAATCAAGGAACAAGCATTTGGAACGCTCGAATCCGAGTGGGCAGTTGCTAAATGCCTCTCAAATTGAGGATCTCCGTTTGGCTGCCTCTAAAATGAGTGGAGCCGCTCGTCGTAGCTTTCAAGCCCAGATGACGTTGAAGTATTGTGACGGCAATGCTCGATTAGCGGAGCGCGTCTTCGGATGGGGCAGAGTCAACGTCGAAGTAGGATTGGCAGAGTGCCGCAATGGTATCTTCTGTGCGGGCGCTCAAGCGGGTTGAGCGGAACCAAACGGTGGGAAGATAGCAACCTGAAGTCGCTGCG
Protein-coding sequences here:
- a CDS encoding helix-turn-helix domain-containing protein, with amino-acid sequence MAGVTSIDVKENVDDLVEQLRQAATPTAKERLQVLYWLKQEQAPSIGTIAQAVGKHRNTLQTWLSMYRDGGLEAMLEVKKSPGRVRVIPQWAEEALAKRLQEPNHGFQSYGAVQRWLAQTLGVEAQYHVVYQMTRYRLQVSNVNYVGLFPAFGDRGS